In Palaemon carinicauda isolate YSFRI2023 chromosome 32, ASM3689809v2, whole genome shotgun sequence, the genomic stretch attggtcctctcaaaattgtgtcgttataactaccaaattctattacacttttttcatttcagttcttacactcacagatttactttctttcatacatctatccaactcgtaatcctcaactatctctaaaatatcatcccatgtaaatctttctttcgtccacctcattttctccttccgtttcaaattaacaaactcagcaacattctcgggtacagtagccaaaaacttcttcattaactccttattctcatttataccttcatccccatacttcttcctagctaaagtttccaacctacatacatacatcgatatcgcttctcatGCATTCATcagtgcttcatcaaaatcattcttatgcttatacttaacactccctttcatacgttttacctgctcaaataTTCttctaactccctagcccaaactcttttactatcaccatacttatcctgctaatacctctcatactccttgaaaaactcgtatacatccctactactatgctcattgaacctttcacaccgaggtacctctctcataaacagtctTACACATATCACGTTCATTTTCAccgctatcatcactgctaccttccttcttgtttcctacttcctcgctagaatataaggaatctaattccacagtcatactcctatccttgatcatagtcttcctagcccttttcttactcgccactttcacccattcacgatagtccttgctatcagcctgatactttttcttctctttcttcacatcacttttacctttcctttcatctttcctctcacctttctgttcatcctttctatgcctaattcccttatcttcaatatcactatcactattactactatcactatcacttcctttcccattatcaccaacCTTAGCATTTTCATCccctatcaacccattacccgaagctgaggacaatcctccgactgcaccttcacccattatagttttcatcatccccatgacttgccccatcatagcttccaatcggttctccattcgttcctcattctctttcatcctcatctcaacacattcttccactctctctacagttccctttaactccctaagctccttctgcatcgcctcattctcccagttcaacctctcattctctgcTAGCAACCTCTCCTcccgctccttactcagccgcaattcctccttcaaaacccttaattgctcctccatttttcatcaaccttaatcctaattccgtacTTCGTacaacagtccagcttcctatcccacctcggcagtccttgttcaggcgccaaaataatgtggcgagatgtcgcaagaacaacccccacacccttgaatcactctaaacagaccaatatctcctcaatacaacctttccccttacgttatcagcagcgggactcttggacaaaaggaaaaaaaaaaacagaacataaccttaatactatatttccttaaaactacaatacttaacatccacaaaccatccacaaccaaaataatcacttaaaactaattgtaaacttgaacactaaatataaataaaacgtaataccattcaaataaacacaaaaaaccctaacaaacttaaattacaccgcacaccaatatgaaaaaataaaatatataaattataaaccacATTAAATagtatgggacaccaacactgttgccacacacaagccggactgtcttcacagcacactaacacagctctgtgtttaacagttcattgggtggcaatttgccacagctacttccctgattggggtcttggttattattagcaccatcatcatcatcatcatcatcatcaacagcaatctgaatttaatacggtccaggtcatcaacaattatcgaaatctcagcagccttctcaagttccttatacaagccaagtcaacATTCACaatcaagtgaactctctccaaaggagttagcctcaccaaggaggaatc encodes the following:
- the LOC137625597 gene encoding secreted acidic protein 2-like; the encoded protein is MGMMKTIMGEGAVGGLSSASGNGLIGDENAKVGDNGKGSDSDSSNSDSDIEDKGISEEVGNKKEGSSDDSGENERDMCKTVYERGTSIAVDDDDDDYDDDDNNHDPNQRSSCGKLPSNELLNTEL